A window from Thunnus albacares chromosome 19, fThuAlb1.1, whole genome shotgun sequence encodes these proteins:
- the tfap2e gene encoding transcription factor AP-2-epsilon isoform X2, translating into MLIHTYSAMDRADGLSGSSPSGRLSQLSSLNQAAYSSAPPLCHTPASDFQPPYFPPPYPQSSLPYSQSQDTYSHLSDPYPSINSIHQHQQAAWHSQRSRSEEGGLLSQSHRALSLDPRREYPAVPRLLHGLGEGAAALGDGPLGMHLGHHGLDDLQGMEEGSALGILDHSVIKKVPIPSKLNGSSMSALSIGKEGLGMGAVSNPAEVFCSVPGRLSLLSSTSKYKVTVGEVQRRLSPPECLNASLLGGVLRRAKSKNGGRCLRERLEKIGLNLPAGRRKAANVTLLTSLVEGEAVHLARDFGYVCETEFPARATAEYLCRQSEPDQLPTRRSMLLATKEICKEFVDLMSQDRSPLGGSRPTPCLEPGVQGSLTHFSLLTHGFGTPAICAALSAFQSYLMEAIKMLDKGEGGGKSHHDKEMKHRK; encoded by the exons ATGTTAATCCACACCTATTCGGCTATG gaCCGCGCAGACGGACTAAGCGGCTCCTCGCCGAGTGGGCGCCTCTCCCAGCTGTCCTCCCTGAACCAGGCCGCCTATTCCTCGGCTCCCCCGCTCTGCCACACTCCGGCCTCCGACTTCCAGCCTCCGTACTTCCCTCCCCCGTACCCTCAGTCTTCCCTGCCATACTCCCAGAGCCAGGACACGTATTCCCACCTGTCAGACCCTTACCCCTCCATCAACTCCATCCATCAGCATCAGCAAGCGGCATGGCACTCGCAGAGGTCGCGCTCCGAGGAGGGGGGGCTCCTGTCACAGTCTCACCGGGCTCTCAGCCTCGACCCCCGGCGGGAGTATCCAGCTGTCCCTCGGCTGCTCCACGGTCTCGGGGAAGGAGCTGCTGCTCTCGGGGACGGTCCTCTCGGGATGCACCTGGGACATCACGGCCTGGATGATCTTCAG gGAATGGAGGAAGGATCAGCCTTGGGCATCCTCGACCACTCTGTCATTAAAAAAG TCCCTATCCCGTCTAAGCTCAACGGTTCGTCCATGTCGGCCTTGTCCATCGGCAAGGAGGGTCTCGGTATGGGAGCCGTGTCCAACCCGGCTGAGGTTTTCTGTTCGGTCCCGGGTCGCCTCTCGCTGCTCAGCTCCACCTCCAAGTACAAGGTCACGGTCGGGGAGGTGCAGCGACGCCTCTCCCCGCCTGAGTGCCTCAACGCCTCTCTGCTGGGCGGAGTCCTCCGcag GGCGAAGTCAAAGAATGGTGGCCGCTGTCTGAGAGAGCGTCTGGAGAAGATTGGCCTCAACCTGCCCGCCGGGCGACGCAAGGCAGCCAACGTCACTCTGCTAACATCTCTAGTGGAGG gtgaGGCCGTCCATCTGGCGCGGGACTTCGGTTATGTGTGCGAGACAGAGTTTCCAGCCAGAGCCACCGCCGAGTATCTGTGCAGGCAGAGCGAGCCCGACCAGCTCCCCACACGGCGTAGCATGCTGCTCGCTACCAA GGAGATCTGTAAGGAGTTTGTGGACCTGATGTCCCAGGACCGCTCTCCGCTGGGCGGCAGTCGACCCACCCCCTGCCTGGAGCCCGGCGTCCAGGGAAGCCTCACCCACTTCAGCCTGCTCACCCACGGCTTCGGCACTCCCGCCATCTGCGCCGCGCTCTCCGCCTTCCAGAGCTACCTGATGGAGGCGATTAAAATGCTGGATaaaggagaggggggagggaagAGCCACCACGACAAGGAGATGAAGCACCGCAAATAG
- the ncdn gene encoding neurochondrin: MADSAEVTPVVSCQPPCPGKEEQGGGGGEGEGGGSSERDTGGGLTDAQNEVLEKCLHALKHAKNDSHTLAALLLITRLCPASQLDKPTLRRIFEAVGLNLPARLLLTAVRGNDNSGLPPHELLSLGTALLSALSTDPDMACQPQLLTTIPLLLGILANGPMNQQKQAAEEQNQAGEMGPSPDSKIHLAEISNQGSNSANVAKSARETETGKQKGDDSSATNGVSTPQEASPSSKLDEALAADCYQVLTAVCALPKGPDQLLSRGAVPALCQAVEQNQTYSHKRGLALLGCLLSGKTKDKAWSKHPAELLALLVRLSKDFCQSKDQTKLDMCSQLVQFLPPAGVEVEREELKGVVSRVWGELRPMMQAKLTPRQIGPILVLCACLLDLYGWEQVGPPKFCCLLVNRACVEVRMGLEEPPGNDLSPELQDTLTGCYRIMEAAIEQACCLGVTQTAAPPQSSVSTLSLQQSRQVLGVLEEAFSAVMYHLQQVDPSRYGNPFIFATFRSLCSWLAEETSCLKEEVTGLLPFLIGYSRSHMQGESQEQQGLSDWMADMSVAEERAAWTGKEALRYLLPALCHLSAEEGPRKVLLTLDTPALLVDYLSQSWTSLRGKSGVASARDPSMETACSALLNFTVTEPERVRKDPCFRTLEALLSETLPVLVHKPRLLVLAANYCTLGLMIGRLKSAPTGSAEAGQRRFFSTALRFLRGALDSGSGPGPVKVSLSWEESWDEAAELWRLSLQALGGCVRAQPWITALVREEGWLKHTLAMLAQCSALPDQHTQEVLEEALCAMANQCTQCKQEIGDTMMRNHKGALSSMRNLKKSVGVK; encoded by the exons ATGGCTGACAGCGCCGAAGTTACACCTGTCGTGAGCTGCCAGCCTCCTTGTCCTGGAAAagaggagcagggaggaggaggaggagaaggtgaagGTGGAGGATCCTCAGAAAGGGACACAGGAGGTGGTTTGACTGATGCTCAGAATGAGGTGTTGGAGAAATGTCTCCATGCTCTCAAACACGCTAAAAATGATAGCCACACATTGGCTGCACTTCTGCTG atCACTCGTTTGTGTCCAGCAAGCCAACTAGACAAACCCACCTTGAGGCGCATCTTCGAGGCAGTCGGCCTCAACCTTCCAGCTCGGCTTTTGCTGACAGCAGTCAGGGGGAATGACAACTCCGGTTTACCCCCACATGAACTCCTGTCATTGGGCACGGCTCTGTTGTCTGCCCTGAGCACAGATCCGGACATGGCCTGTCAGCCCCAGCTCCTCACCACAATCCCGCTTCTTCTGGGCATCTTAGCAAACGGTCCCATGAACCAGCAGAAACAGGCAGCAGAGGAACAGAACCAAGCCGGAGAGATGGGGCCGAGTCCAGATAGTAAAATCCACTTGGCGGAGATTTCAAACCAAGGAAGTAATTCTGCCAATGTGGCTAAATCGGCAAGAGAGACTGAGACAGGCAAGCAAAAGGGGGATGATAGCAGTGCAACAAATGGAGTATCAACCCCTCAAGAAGCCTCACCCTCCTCCAAGCTGGACGAGGCCTTGGCAGCTGACTGCTACCAGGTTCTGACAGCTGTGTGTGCCTTACCCAAGGGTCCTGACCAGCTGCTGAGCAGGGGTGCTGTCCCGGCTCTGTGCCAAGCAGTGGAACAAAACCAAACCTACAGCCACAAGAGGGGGCTTGCCTTGCTTGGTTGCCTTCTCTCAGGTAAAACCAAAGACAAAGCATGGAGTAAACACCCTGCAGAGCTCCTCGCTCTGCTGGTCAGGCTCTCTAAAGACTTCTGCCAATCCAAAGACCAGACCAAGCTGGATATGTGTTCCCAGTTGGTGCAGTTTCTCCCCCCGGCGGGAGtggaagtggagagagaggagctgaAGGGAGTCGTGAGCCGTGTGTGGGGGGAATTGAGACCCATGATGCAGGCTAAGTTGACGCCGAGGCAGATCGGGCCAATCCTGGTCCTCTGTGCGTGTCTGCTAGATTTGTATGGTTGGGAGCAGGTGGGACCGCCGAAATTCTGCTGTTTACTGGTGAACCGGGCCTGTGTGGAGGTCAGAATGGGTTTGGAGGAACCACCTGGTAATGATCTGAGCCCAGAGCTGCAAGACACACTCACAG GCTGTTACAGGATCATGGAGGCGGCCATAGAGCAGGCCTGCTGTCTGGGCGTCACGCAGACCGCCGCGCCTCCTCAGAGCTCCGTCTCCACgctcagcctgcagcagagCAGGCAGGTCCTCGGCGTGCTGGAGGAGGCCTTCTCTGCTGTAATGTACCACTTGCAGCAG GTGGACCCAAGTCGCTATGGCAACCCTTTTATTTTCGCCACATTCCGCTCTCTGTGCTCATGGCTGGCAGAGGAGACGTCCTGTCTGAAGGAGGAAGTGACCGGACTGCTGCCGTTCCTGATCGGCTACTCCCGGAGCCACATGCAGGGAGAGAGCCAAGAGCAGCAGGGCCTCTCCGACTGGATGGCCGACATGTCCGTCGCCGAGGAGAGAGCGGCCTGGACGGGCAAAGAAGctctgag gtATCTCCTCCCAGCTCTGTGCCACCTGTCAGCAGAGGAAGGTCCCAGAAAGGTGCTGCTGACCCTCGACACCCCGGCGCTGCTGGTGGACTACCTGTCCCAGAGCTGGACTTCCCTGAGGGGGAAAAGTGGAGTGGCATCAGCAAGAGACCCCAGCATGGAGACAGCCTGCTCTGCCCTCCTCAACTTCACCGTCACAGAGCCGGAGAGAGTCAG gAAGGACCCATGTTTCAGAACTCTGGAAGCCCTTCTGAGTGAAACGCTTCCTGTTTTGGTGCATAAACCCCGCCTCCTGGTCCTAGCAGCAAATTACTGCACTTTGGGACTAATGATTGGCCGACTTAAATCAGCTCCTACAG GCTCGGCGGAAGCGGGTCAGAGGCGGTTCTTCTCCACAGCTCTCCGGTTCCTCCGCGGAGCCCTGGACTCCGGCTCCGGCCCCGGACCGGTCAAGGTGAGCCTCAGCTGGGAGGAGAGTTGGGACGAGGCCGCGGAGCTCTGGAGGTTGAGTCTACAGGCTCTGGGAGGCTGCGTCCGCGCCCAGCCCTGGATCACCGCGCTGGTCAGAGAGGAAGGTTGGCTCAAACACACGCTGGCTATGCTGGCTCAGTGTAGCGCGCTACCCGACCAGCACACGCAGGAGGTGCTAGAAGAAGCCCTGTGCGCCATGGCGAACCAATGCACGCAATGTAAGCAGGAGATCGGAGACACGATGATGAGAAACCATAAAGGAGCTTTGAGCTCTATGAGGAACCTGAAGAAGTCGGTGGGagtgaagtga
- the tfap2e gene encoding transcription factor AP-2-epsilon isoform X1 yields the protein MLWKSRTKTGGAQDRADGLSGSSPSGRLSQLSSLNQAAYSSAPPLCHTPASDFQPPYFPPPYPQSSLPYSQSQDTYSHLSDPYPSINSIHQHQQAAWHSQRSRSEEGGLLSQSHRALSLDPRREYPAVPRLLHGLGEGAAALGDGPLGMHLGHHGLDDLQGMEEGSALGILDHSVIKKVPIPSKLNGSSMSALSIGKEGLGMGAVSNPAEVFCSVPGRLSLLSSTSKYKVTVGEVQRRLSPPECLNASLLGGVLRRAKSKNGGRCLRERLEKIGLNLPAGRRKAANVTLLTSLVEGEAVHLARDFGYVCETEFPARATAEYLCRQSEPDQLPTRRSMLLATKEICKEFVDLMSQDRSPLGGSRPTPCLEPGVQGSLTHFSLLTHGFGTPAICAALSAFQSYLMEAIKMLDKGEGGGKSHHDKEMKHRK from the exons ATGCTCTGGAAATCCCGAACCAAGACTGGCGGTgcgcag gaCCGCGCAGACGGACTAAGCGGCTCCTCGCCGAGTGGGCGCCTCTCCCAGCTGTCCTCCCTGAACCAGGCCGCCTATTCCTCGGCTCCCCCGCTCTGCCACACTCCGGCCTCCGACTTCCAGCCTCCGTACTTCCCTCCCCCGTACCCTCAGTCTTCCCTGCCATACTCCCAGAGCCAGGACACGTATTCCCACCTGTCAGACCCTTACCCCTCCATCAACTCCATCCATCAGCATCAGCAAGCGGCATGGCACTCGCAGAGGTCGCGCTCCGAGGAGGGGGGGCTCCTGTCACAGTCTCACCGGGCTCTCAGCCTCGACCCCCGGCGGGAGTATCCAGCTGTCCCTCGGCTGCTCCACGGTCTCGGGGAAGGAGCTGCTGCTCTCGGGGACGGTCCTCTCGGGATGCACCTGGGACATCACGGCCTGGATGATCTTCAG gGAATGGAGGAAGGATCAGCCTTGGGCATCCTCGACCACTCTGTCATTAAAAAAG TCCCTATCCCGTCTAAGCTCAACGGTTCGTCCATGTCGGCCTTGTCCATCGGCAAGGAGGGTCTCGGTATGGGAGCCGTGTCCAACCCGGCTGAGGTTTTCTGTTCGGTCCCGGGTCGCCTCTCGCTGCTCAGCTCCACCTCCAAGTACAAGGTCACGGTCGGGGAGGTGCAGCGACGCCTCTCCCCGCCTGAGTGCCTCAACGCCTCTCTGCTGGGCGGAGTCCTCCGcag GGCGAAGTCAAAGAATGGTGGCCGCTGTCTGAGAGAGCGTCTGGAGAAGATTGGCCTCAACCTGCCCGCCGGGCGACGCAAGGCAGCCAACGTCACTCTGCTAACATCTCTAGTGGAGG gtgaGGCCGTCCATCTGGCGCGGGACTTCGGTTATGTGTGCGAGACAGAGTTTCCAGCCAGAGCCACCGCCGAGTATCTGTGCAGGCAGAGCGAGCCCGACCAGCTCCCCACACGGCGTAGCATGCTGCTCGCTACCAA GGAGATCTGTAAGGAGTTTGTGGACCTGATGTCCCAGGACCGCTCTCCGCTGGGCGGCAGTCGACCCACCCCCTGCCTGGAGCCCGGCGTCCAGGGAAGCCTCACCCACTTCAGCCTGCTCACCCACGGCTTCGGCACTCCCGCCATCTGCGCCGCGCTCTCCGCCTTCCAGAGCTACCTGATGGAGGCGATTAAAATGCTGGATaaaggagaggggggagggaagAGCCACCACGACAAGGAGATGAAGCACCGCAAATAG